The Venturia canescens isolate UGA chromosome 10, ASM1945775v1, whole genome shotgun sequence genome segment TAATCTTACGAAAACTATGACCTTACATGTAATAAAACACAAAATACACATtcttttatctttcctgatactatttttatttaaagttTACTTTATCTTTACGTTGACCTTATCGACAGGGTATTACATTTTATACTGGATGGAGTGAATTTCTCATCATAAAACTGTATGAGCATCATAATACAACAAAACAAGAAAGAAGTATATTGAAGAAAAGACTATAATttcagaaactttttcaaggtATGCATTGCATGAGACACTATTTTAATATACAGAGACGCGGTAGTGTCTTTTGATGTACGAGGCTTTTAATCTTGACATTTCGcgtttatttcattaattatgAATATCACTAAAAATTAGTTCCAACTTTGTGCAGATGAGCAATGACTGGGAAGACTTTCCAATCAAACAGCTAGTACATGAGGGTATGAAGATGGCTGGATTTCACATAATAAAGACAAAATATCATTGGGAAATTTACAAAGAGGGTCCTTGCGATGGCGTGTATCAACAAGAATTTATATCCACCACGTTtccaattgaaaacaaaactgAGTCCATGTACTGTAGGATGTTCTTTCCTGTACAAGAAGATCCATCACCATTGACAATGACATTTTTAAACACTGAACAAGTGATGGCAATTCATTTATCTGTATACGGGCCTAGTATGAGTAGTTATATCGAGAAGTACCCAAGAGCATATAAATGTTCATTTGCCCGACCATTTCCAGTCGTTCACACTGTCGATAAGGTTGTCTTCCCTACTAAACAAGTCCCTCTACGATTTTCACTACTCGTTCTCTTCGGGATCGTAAAATGTGGCGGGAACGATAATCCCcccttcaaaatttttgatgaaattgctTATCAAACTCCgcaaaaaaacgttttaaaaaacttcaaaactaTGTTTGACAACAAGAGTCTTTGTGACGTTACCTTCGTATTGGGTGATCAAGAAATGTCTGCCCACAAAACTGTGCTCGCTGCGCAGAGTAAAGTTTTCGAAGCCATGTTTTCAAATGAGATggtagaaaaagaagaaagc includes the following:
- the LOC122416948 gene encoding TD and POZ domain-containing protein 1-like yields the protein MSNDWEDFPIKQLVHEGMKMAGFHIIKTKYHWEIYKEGPCDGVYQQEFISTTFPIENKTESMYCRMFFPVQEDPSPLTMTFLNTEQVMAIHLSVYGPSMSSYIEKYPRAYKCSFARPFPVVHTVDKVVFPTKQVPLRFSLLVLFGIVKCGGNDNPPFKIFDEIAYQTPQKNVLKNFKTMFDNKSLCDVTFVLGDQEMSAHKTVLAAQSKVFEAMFSNEMVEKEESKVVIVDTEMKVFEKFLNYFYTEDVSDLAEVVDGMIILADKYQVDDLKALCENHMVKNLSVLSVVKYLFIADKFYCAELKQKCIELLQKSWVGTLTEESIEVLKNMGQILSKKNDPKIESPS